The DNA window GCCTGATCGGAAGAGTTTTTTTTGGCGCTCCGGCCGCATGCTGATGAGCTCGGACTGTGGTGGAGTCCATCATCAGTTCACGAGCTCCGGCAAAGTGCCCGCCTTGCATTTCCTGCCAAAGGCGCTTCCACACACCACGCTCCTGCCACCGCCGGAAACGCATGTAGACGGCATGCCAATAGCCCAGTTCAGGAGGTAGATCGCGCCACGGGCAACCTGTCCGGTTCAGATAAAGAACCGCCTCCATGAATTCGCGATCACTCATGGCCGGTGGAGCTCCCGCACGCGAATGCTTCGCCTTGGTCAGAGCACTTTCAATCTGCTCCCAAATCTCGTCGGTGATCATGCTTCGAGGATGTCCAGCTGGCATCCGAAGCTTGAAACAAACGCTTCAGGAAAAGTACAGATTTAATTCGTGAACAGATCCTAGAGTATATCCGGTCTGCAGCCACCTTTTGCTGACCCATATGCATCCACCGAGCCTCACATCACCACACACATCGGTGCCCATCCCAACGCCAAATTTGGCGAGAGGAAATTGAGGCCTTCCCGACGGAGTTCAAACCGAGAAATGACGGATCACCCCGTCACTGCCAGATGGGAACGCGGATAGATCGCGCGATCCGAACTTCCGCCTCCGTCGCCCGCGAGCCTCGATATTCATGCCGTCTTGCCGCGGAGGTCGGGAGCGGCTTGATTGTGGTGCGCGGTGTGGCGGTTAGCCACTATCGGCACAGCTTCAAGGGCTAACAGAAAGGGTGAACGTGATCCAGCATGACGACAAAGGCCGAGTATCGTTTGGTTCTTGGGACTTCCTGATACAGGCGCTGATTGTCCTGAATTTGATCGCTTTCGCGATCGAGACCCTTCCCGGCATACCTCAGGGATGGCAGCCGCCACTCCGGATTTTCGAGGTTGGTTCCGTTACGGTTTTCACCCTGGAGTATCTCCTCAGGCTCCTCCTCGGGCGGCCAAGACTATCCTATGCGCTATCGTTCTTTGGCATTGTCGATCTACTCGCCATTCTTCCCTTCTATCTGGCAACAGGCTTCGATCTGCGGTCGATTCGAGCGTTCAGACTGCTTCGCTTGTTCAGGCTTCTCAAGCTCGCCCGTTACAGCTCGGCTATGCAACGATTCCACCGCGCATTTCTGATCGCCCGTGAGGAGTTGGTTTTGTTTGGCGCGACAGCGTTAATCGTTCTGTACCTATCGGCTGTAGGAATCTACTACTTTGAGAGGGACGCTCAGCCAGAAGCTTTCGGCTCGGTGTTCCATTCCTTGTGGTGGTCAGTAGCGACCCTGACAACAGTCGGGTACGGCGATGTACACCCGGTGACCGTCGGAGGTCGGGTTTTCACGTTCTTCGTCTTGATTGTCGGCCTCGGAATCGTCGCAGTGCCCACCGGCCTGTTCGCATCGGCGCTGTCAAAGGCGCGCGAGACGGAATAACCGAGGCTTCACGTGTTGAACACTACCACCGCGAATGCGGCAACATAGGCAATCCGCTTGCTCTGCCCGCCGGGCCGCGGACAGGAGAGCGTCTTCACAGACCCTGTCACGTAGTCCCTCGGTTCGTTGCCGGTCAAATACTCCCCCAGCGGAGCGGGTCGGCGGAGGATCGAACTCGTCACCCGAAGCCGAACCTGATCGAGTTGTCGATGGCGCACGGGTTGCGCACACCACCTCATCGCTAAAGTGAATTGTCAGCGCATCGCTTGGTATTTGTGGGCGATTGGAACTGTCCTGATCGCGCTCAGTTGGTTCTCCATCGTCACGCGAACCGTCGGATGGGTGGGATTCGGAATCGGAATGGCGGGGAGTCTTCTC is part of the Haloferula helveola genome and encodes:
- a CDS encoding ion transporter, whose protein sequence is MNVIQHDDKGRVSFGSWDFLIQALIVLNLIAFAIETLPGIPQGWQPPLRIFEVGSVTVFTLEYLLRLLLGRPRLSYALSFFGIVDLLAILPFYLATGFDLRSIRAFRLLRLFRLLKLARYSSAMQRFHRAFLIAREELVLFGATALIVLYLSAVGIYYFERDAQPEAFGSVFHSLWWSVATLTTVGYGDVHPVTVGGRVFTFFVLIVGLGIVAVPTGLFASALSKARETE